A window from Enterocloster bolteae encodes these proteins:
- a CDS encoding sugar phosphate isomerase/epimerase family protein, whose protein sequence is MKIAGHTMGTPEYTVNEAIELFHRIGADGAEIVVQDGYCSGIPCDCDEKSLSIVKRCAEENEIEISCLTPYNSYFNSLDKEVRQAEIESIRNVIDYCQYLNAHYIRIYGGNLLAGDTQKLEERREKLIESLRYLGNLAAQKDVVLIVENHFNTMAVSAKDSAALIRDIDHPAVRILYDQANLTFTGNEGYEEAISLQQQYVSYMHVKDLVFLEGKDFVSSDVSHPDESERNVRTRIVGEGILDWPAILKSVKAHGYDGWLSLEYERRWHPDDIPDASIGMKKSIDYLKSILF, encoded by the coding sequence ATGAAAATTGCCGGACATACAATGGGTACGCCGGAATATACGGTGAACGAAGCAATTGAGCTGTTTCATAGGATTGGAGCGGATGGAGCAGAAATTGTTGTTCAGGATGGATACTGTTCAGGAATTCCTTGTGATTGTGATGAAAAAAGCCTTTCTATTGTGAAGCGTTGTGCAGAGGAAAATGAAATTGAAATTTCCTGCCTGACTCCATATAACTCCTACTTTAATTCACTTGATAAAGAAGTTCGACAGGCGGAAATCGAAAGTATTCGTAACGTGATTGATTATTGCCAGTATCTGAATGCGCATTACATTCGTATTTATGGTGGGAATCTTTTGGCAGGGGATACACAAAAGTTGGAAGAACGAAGAGAGAAACTGATAGAATCACTGCGGTATCTGGGTAATCTGGCTGCCCAGAAGGATGTTGTGTTAATCGTTGAAAATCATTTTAATACAATGGCGGTATCTGCAAAGGATAGTGCCGCATTAATCCGGGATATTGACCACCCGGCAGTCCGCATCCTATATGACCAGGCCAATCTGACCTTTACGGGAAATGAAGGATATGAAGAGGCCATTTCTCTACAGCAGCAATATGTCAGTTATATGCATGTAAAAGACTTGGTATTTTTGGAAGGTAAGGATTTTGTATCATCTGACGTATCCCATCCGGATGAATCAGAGAGAAATGTGCGCACTCGTATTGTGGGAGAAGGCATTTTAGACTGGCCTGCAATACTGAAATCCGTGAAGGCTCACGGATATGATGGGTGGCTTTCTCTGGAATATGAGAGAAGGTGGCATCCGGATGACATTCCGGATGCGTCCATTGGAATGAAAAAATCGATTGACTATTTAAAAAGTATACTTTTTTGA
- a CDS encoding Gfo/Idh/MocA family oxidoreductase, whose protein sequence is MMHTVRRKVFMSRNKLRIGVIGVGYVASNNFLPVFPRFDDVELAGIMANHLESAKKAQRLCGAQQVVQSLEELVKLDLDCAFVLTPKACHAEQISFLLKAGIDVYSEKPMATTLKDADHMAELSEQTGRKLMIGFNRRYAPVCQKAKEVYTDILPDVIIGQKNRPATEYHATLENAIHIVDLMRFYGGEVKEVHAISKFTDPDYESFTTAQLLFESGASGMLIADRSSGQWEENIEIHGGNRSVFIKIPDSITITDAEEQHTTEMTPLAMGWARSEDKLGFSYAIRHFLDCVKEDRVPLTNAVDAYKTHELLDRILRSAGLPGME, encoded by the coding sequence ATGATGCATACTGTGAGGAGGAAGGTATTCATGAGTAGGAATAAACTGCGTATCGGAGTGATTGGAGTGGGCTATGTTGCCAGTAATAATTTCCTACCGGTTTTTCCAAGATTTGATGATGTGGAGCTGGCTGGGATCATGGCAAATCATCTTGAGAGTGCCAAAAAGGCGCAACGTCTGTGCGGCGCCCAACAGGTAGTGCAGTCTTTGGAAGAACTTGTAAAGCTCGATTTAGATTGTGCCTTTGTGCTTACTCCAAAGGCATGCCATGCTGAGCAGATATCCTTTCTCCTAAAAGCAGGTATAGATGTCTATAGTGAAAAACCTATGGCAACAACATTGAAAGATGCTGACCATATGGCTGAATTGTCAGAACAGACTGGACGCAAACTGATGATTGGATTTAACCGTCGGTATGCTCCGGTATGTCAGAAAGCCAAAGAAGTCTATACAGATATCCTTCCGGATGTTATCATAGGACAGAAAAACCGTCCGGCTACGGAATATCACGCAACATTGGAAAATGCAATCCATATTGTGGACTTGATGCGTTTTTATGGCGGTGAAGTGAAGGAGGTACATGCAATTTCTAAATTCACAGATCCGGATTACGAAAGCTTTACCACAGCGCAGTTATTGTTTGAAAGTGGTGCGTCAGGTATGCTGATAGCTGACCGCAGTTCTGGCCAGTGGGAAGAAAATATTGAGATTCATGGTGGCAACCGCTCTGTTTTTATCAAAATACCTGATAGCATCACCATAACGGATGCAGAGGAGCAGCATACCACAGAGATGACTCCCCTTGCTATGGGATGGGCACGGTCAGAAGATAAGCTTGGTTTCAGCTATGCAATCCGGCATTTCCTGGACTGTGTAAAAGAAGACAGGGTACCACTTACAAATGCTGTGGATGCATATAAGACACATGAATTACTGGATAGGATATTGCGAAGTGCAGGCCTTCCAGGGATGGAGTAG
- a CDS encoding dihydrodipicolinate synthase family protein codes for MYEKRLCGVVIPTITPMNEDGSIDDASLANFTRYLLGAGVNALYPNGTNGESLLLTKEERDHVAEVMANVNAHRLPLFIQCGSMTTGETASHAVHAVDIGADGIGIMSPAFFQMDEESLLQYYRDVIKGLPENFPVYIYNIPGCTTNDVKPGLLQKLMEEFPNIVGIKYSSPDLMRVEDYLETDGRKPELLIGCDSLFLQCLMTGGVGTVTGPGSIFHERFTRLYRQYQQGDYAGAAMTQKKIVETDRKLAGIPGIPALKTLLKLRGVIRTDVCRGPLRPLKEDEKRILEEIYDAYCEEEGIHE; via the coding sequence ATGTATGAGAAAAGGCTGTGTGGGGTTGTTATTCCCACCATTACACCGATGAATGAGGATGGATCTATTGATGACGCGTCGCTTGCGAATTTCACACGGTATCTATTAGGAGCCGGTGTAAATGCCCTGTATCCCAACGGGACAAATGGCGAGAGCCTGCTCCTGACAAAGGAGGAAAGGGACCATGTGGCAGAGGTTATGGCGAACGTGAACGCTCACCGCCTTCCGTTGTTTATCCAGTGTGGTAGTATGACAACAGGAGAAACCGCATCCCACGCAGTACATGCGGTTGATATTGGGGCAGATGGGATTGGCATTATGAGTCCTGCATTTTTCCAAATGGATGAAGAATCGCTTTTACAGTATTACCGTGACGTTATAAAAGGCCTTCCGGAGAATTTTCCCGTGTACATATATAATATTCCCGGTTGCACGACTAATGATGTAAAGCCTGGATTGCTGCAAAAGTTGATGGAGGAGTTTCCTAATATCGTGGGAATCAAATACAGCAGCCCGGACCTTATGCGGGTAGAAGATTATCTTGAAACAGATGGAAGAAAGCCAGAGCTTTTAATTGGCTGTGACAGCTTGTTTTTGCAGTGCCTGATGACAGGGGGCGTAGGAACGGTAACCGGGCCAGGGAGTATTTTTCATGAAAGGTTTACGAGGCTTTACCGACAGTATCAGCAGGGGGATTATGCAGGCGCGGCTATGACCCAGAAAAAGATTGTGGAAACGGACCGTAAGCTGGCTGGGATTCCTGGTATCCCGGCGCTTAAAACACTGCTTAAGTTGCGCGGCGTTATCCGTACGGATGTATGCCGTGGTCCACTGCGCCCGCTTAAGGAAGATGAGAAGCGCATTTTAGAAGAAATCTATGATGCATACTGTGAGGAGGAAGGTATTCATGAGTAG
- a CDS encoding TRAP transporter substrate-binding protein — MKKNLISMLLITATAISLAACGSSKAPASAGSSGTSASKDTAASVNASQVVVKYSVTYPSTGTQAEGALKLGELIEECSDGRMKMEFYPSSQLGDKTATFEGLGNGTIEMTECAATDLSAFNDMWSVFSLPYLWENGQQACATVMDPAVREMLEADAQANGFVIIAWTDIGSRSIMNQKKTVNTPADLTGLKIRCMQDPILADSTNAMGAIATPLGASEIYTGLQQGTIDGLDHTPSVVVANGWQELAKHFSLTEHFTIPDPVFVSKVWFDGLSAENQEAVLEAGKKFSDVWNNEIWPEATEDGMKAMKEQGVEIVEVDKALFEEAVKPVVDKFLADASEDQKALYDLLTKTRENY, encoded by the coding sequence ATGAAAAAGAATCTTATATCCATGTTACTTATAACAGCCACAGCAATCAGCCTGGCCGCCTGCGGCAGCTCTAAGGCCCCTGCTTCTGCCGGCAGCAGCGGCACATCTGCCTCGAAAGACACCGCGGCATCTGTCAATGCTTCACAGGTGGTTGTAAAGTATTCGGTAACGTATCCATCCACCGGTACGCAGGCAGAGGGGGCGCTGAAATTAGGAGAGCTGATTGAAGAGTGCTCAGATGGGCGTATGAAGATGGAATTCTATCCATCCTCCCAGCTGGGGGATAAGACCGCAACCTTTGAGGGCCTGGGAAACGGAACCATTGAGATGACGGAGTGCGCTGCCACGGATCTTTCTGCATTTAATGACATGTGGTCTGTATTCTCCCTGCCGTATCTGTGGGAAAACGGACAGCAGGCCTGTGCAACAGTAATGGACCCGGCGGTCCGCGAGATGCTGGAAGCGGACGCCCAAGCCAATGGATTTGTCATCATTGCGTGGACTGACATTGGAAGCCGCAGCATAATGAACCAGAAGAAAACGGTCAATACCCCGGCAGACCTTACCGGACTTAAGATTCGCTGCATGCAGGATCCGATTCTGGCGGATTCAACCAATGCTATGGGTGCAATCGCCACGCCTCTTGGTGCAAGCGAGATTTATACCGGTCTGCAGCAGGGGACCATTGACGGCCTTGACCATACCCCCTCTGTAGTGGTTGCCAATGGATGGCAGGAACTGGCGAAGCATTTCTCCCTGACGGAGCATTTCACTATACCGGACCCGGTATTCGTAAGTAAGGTATGGTTTGACGGCTTGTCTGCTGAAAATCAGGAAGCTGTTCTGGAAGCCGGCAAGAAGTTCTCTGATGTATGGAATAATGAGATCTGGCCAGAAGCAACCGAGGATGGTATGAAGGCAATGAAGGAACAGGGCGTTGAAATTGTGGAGGTTGATAAAGCGCTGTTTGAAGAGGCTGTAAAACCGGTTGTTGATAAATTTCTGGCGGATGCCAGCGAGGATCAGAAGGCGCTGTATGATTTGCTGACAAAGACACGGGAAAACTATTAG
- a CDS encoding sugar phosphate isomerase/epimerase family protein, with translation MKIGIVANIMQDKPLAEALDYFRNIGIQTIEPGCGGYAGKSHVNPAVLLGDKEKMDGFKRTIADSGLTISALSCHGNPIHPDRGIAAAYDEDMRDAVRLCKELGLDTITCFSGCAGDGPDSKYPNWVTCPWPDDYLKILDYQWNEVLIPYWKEFAAFAKENGVTKIALELHPGFMVYNSETLKRLRGEVGREIGVNFDPSHLLWQGMDPVSVIRELKDAIYHVHAKDVKVDSINTAVNGVLDTKHYSNEINRSWIFRTIGYGNDTAYWKNIFSTLRIIGYDGAVSIEHEDSLINRFEGLEKAVRIVKESLIMEDKTEMWWA, from the coding sequence ATGAAGATTGGCATTGTAGCAAATATTATGCAGGACAAACCCCTGGCAGAGGCCCTGGACTATTTTCGGAACATAGGAATCCAGACAATAGAGCCGGGATGCGGCGGATATGCCGGCAAGTCCCATGTTAATCCCGCGGTTTTGCTTGGGGACAAAGAAAAGATGGATGGATTTAAGCGGACCATAGCGGATTCCGGTTTGACTATCAGCGCTCTTTCCTGCCATGGTAATCCCATTCACCCGGATCGGGGAATTGCAGCTGCCTATGACGAGGATATGCGGGACGCGGTACGCCTTTGTAAAGAACTTGGACTGGATACGATTACCTGCTTTTCCGGATGTGCCGGAGACGGTCCGGATTCAAAATACCCCAATTGGGTGACCTGTCCCTGGCCGGATGATTATCTTAAGATTCTGGATTATCAGTGGAATGAGGTATTGATTCCATACTGGAAGGAGTTTGCTGCTTTTGCAAAGGAGAATGGCGTGACGAAGATTGCATTGGAACTGCATCCGGGATTTATGGTTTATAATTCTGAAACCTTGAAACGGCTACGGGGGGAGGTTGGAAGGGAAATTGGGGTGAATTTTGACCCAAGCCATCTTCTTTGGCAAGGAATGGACCCTGTTTCGGTCATCCGGGAACTTAAGGACGCAATCTATCATGTACATGCCAAGGACGTAAAGGTGGATTCAATCAATACCGCGGTCAACGGCGTCCTGGATACCAAACATTACAGCAATGAAATTAATCGCTCCTGGATATTCAGGACCATTGGTTATGGCAATGATACGGCTTACTGGAAAAATATTTTTTCCACACTGCGTATCATAGGATACGATGGGGCGGTCAGTATTGAACATGAGGATAGCCTGATCAACCGGTTCGAGGGCCTGGAAAAAGCGGTCAGGATTGTCAAAGAATCTCTGATAATGGAAGACAAAACAGAGATGTGGTGGGCGTAA
- a CDS encoding Gfo/Idh/MocA family protein, with protein sequence MKRLKAAVIGSGFIGAAHVEALKRVPGVDVVALVDIVDPVQKAEELDVPNGFSDYREMIEAVEPDCIHICTPNHTHKEIALYAFKHGIHVICEKPMARNAGEAKEMLEAAKKSNLVHAINLHNRFYPANHQLRNMILDGALGKIYGVHGAYLQDCFSKESDFNWRMLSDKGGSTRVTSDIGSHWIDLAEYVIGSKVKEVFAEFQTNLPVRKMNLAGDLKDVAVDTEDTSYVMVRFENGAVGSAVFSQVYQGRKNQTTIRVSGSEISAEWDSEAIGDLKLGYRNEPNRLLTKDRGLAHPDTAPIITYPGGHAEGFPDAFKQNFIAVYGAIRGVKPINPYADFEDGLHQMQVLDKIFESAKTGRWTSVN encoded by the coding sequence ATGAAACGTTTAAAAGCAGCGGTTATTGGGTCAGGATTTATCGGAGCGGCGCACGTGGAAGCGCTTAAGCGTGTGCCGGGTGTGGATGTTGTGGCATTGGTAGACATTGTAGACCCGGTACAAAAGGCAGAGGAGCTGGATGTTCCAAATGGATTCTCAGACTATCGTGAGATGATTGAAGCAGTAGAACCGGATTGTATTCATATTTGTACACCGAACCATACGCATAAAGAAATTGCCCTCTACGCATTCAAACATGGAATTCATGTAATCTGTGAGAAACCCATGGCAAGGAATGCTGGGGAAGCAAAAGAAATGCTGGAAGCGGCAAAGAAAAGTAATCTTGTCCATGCAATTAATTTACATAACCGATTCTATCCCGCCAACCATCAGCTGCGCAATATGATTCTGGATGGGGCTCTGGGTAAAATATACGGCGTACATGGAGCATATTTACAAGATTGCTTTTCCAAGGAATCAGATTTTAACTGGCGTATGTTGTCCGACAAAGGCGGAAGTACCCGCGTCACATCAGATATTGGTTCTCATTGGATTGACCTGGCGGAGTATGTAATTGGAAGTAAAGTAAAAGAGGTATTTGCGGAGTTCCAGACCAATCTGCCAGTGAGAAAGATGAATCTGGCAGGGGATTTAAAGGACGTAGCAGTGGATACAGAGGATACTTCTTATGTTATGGTCCGCTTTGAGAATGGAGCTGTTGGCAGTGCTGTATTTTCCCAGGTGTATCAGGGCAGGAAAAATCAGACCACGATTCGTGTATCCGGTTCGGAAATTTCTGCTGAATGGGACAGCGAAGCCATTGGTGATTTGAAGCTTGGATACCGAAATGAACCTAATCGCCTGCTGACAAAAGACCGTGGGCTGGCTCATCCGGATACTGCGCCAATCATAACCTATCCGGGCGGTCACGCAGAGGGGTTTCCGGATGCTTTTAAACAGAATTTTATTGCTGTTTATGGGGCAATTCGTGGAGTAAAGCCGATTAATCCATACGCAGACTTTGAAGATGGGCTGCATCAGATGCAGGTTCTGGATAAGATATTTGAAAGCGCGAAAACAGGCCGTTGGACCAGTGTTAATTAA
- a CDS encoding ROK family protein: MYIAALDIGGTKTIVAILDENGGILIQESFPSIVERYETHLELCVQAMKRLMHQTELQAEDFAGLGVSLPGIVDNEKGILLYAPYANWKNVEVAGYLSKNLGISRVRCENDVNACAIGEKRFGLGNNYTDFIWMTVSTGVGGAVVEGSKLVRGGLGFAGELGHLKVEYKSPAHCPCGQYGCLEAHGSGTALIRETRKRRLTSPAFAKALDEMGLKPDGAGCAALARAGNTDALDILNQIGTYLGRGISYCINILNTQAVVIGGGVAASLDLLLPSIRVSVQQNAFKQMQDIDIVKTPLGYEAALLGAAALVLEQ; this comes from the coding sequence ATGTATATTGCGGCACTAGACATTGGCGGAACAAAAACCATTGTTGCTATACTGGATGAGAATGGTGGAATTTTGATACAGGAAAGTTTTCCGTCCATTGTCGAAAGATATGAGACGCATCTGGAATTATGCGTACAGGCAATGAAACGTCTGATGCATCAGACTGAGTTACAGGCGGAGGACTTCGCCGGACTGGGGGTGTCGCTTCCGGGAATTGTGGACAACGAAAAGGGAATTCTGCTTTACGCACCTTATGCAAACTGGAAAAATGTGGAAGTAGCGGGCTATTTGAGTAAAAACCTTGGGATTTCAAGGGTGCGGTGCGAGAATGATGTCAACGCCTGCGCTATTGGCGAAAAGCGGTTTGGACTAGGAAATAACTATACGGATTTCATATGGATGACAGTGAGTACAGGCGTGGGCGGCGCCGTGGTGGAAGGTTCAAAACTGGTACGGGGAGGCCTTGGTTTTGCTGGTGAGCTGGGACACTTAAAAGTTGAATATAAGTCGCCGGCGCATTGTCCCTGTGGTCAGTATGGATGCCTGGAAGCACATGGTTCCGGAACAGCGCTGATACGGGAGACAAGGAAGCGCAGGCTTACATCTCCCGCATTTGCAAAAGCGCTGGATGAGATGGGGTTAAAGCCGGATGGGGCAGGATGCGCAGCTCTTGCCAGGGCAGGAAACACGGATGCCCTGGATATTTTGAATCAGATTGGTACATACCTGGGACGTGGTATTTCCTATTGCATTAATATTTTAAATACCCAGGCAGTTGTGATTGGCGGTGGGGTTGCAGCGTCCCTTGATCTTCTGCTTCCATCTATCCGCGTTTCCGTTCAGCAGAATGCATTTAAACAGATGCAGGATATTGATATTGTAAAGACTCCGCTAGGTTATGAAGCGGCCCTTCTCGGGGCGGCAGCCCTGGTTCTGGAGCAGTAA
- a CDS encoding SIS domain-containing protein translates to MFFDTYSEMLNDTIDGLKREDIQKLFDLIEETRNNGKHLFVLGNGGSAAAASHWVCDFGKGINRGDSKRLKIFSPADNGAIFSALGNDCGYETTFVEQMKNFLEPGDLVLTFSVSGSSSNLVEAHRYAKEIGAKTACVVADKGGKIIGMSDFAMIIPSENYGVVEDIHVILGHAISQQIYADNVGA, encoded by the coding sequence ATGTTCTTTGATACATATAGTGAAATGTTAAATGATACGATTGATGGCCTTAAGAGAGAGGATATACAGAAACTGTTTGATTTGATTGAGGAGACTAGGAATAACGGAAAACATCTCTTTGTGCTTGGCAATGGTGGAAGCGCGGCCGCCGCATCCCATTGGGTATGTGATTTTGGCAAAGGAATTAACAGAGGAGATTCCAAACGCCTAAAAATTTTTTCACCGGCAGATAACGGGGCAATTTTCAGCGCTCTTGGTAATGACTGTGGATATGAAACAACGTTTGTTGAGCAGATGAAGAATTTTCTGGAGCCGGGCGACCTGGTATTAACCTTTTCTGTTTCAGGAAGCTCATCAAATCTTGTGGAAGCTCATCGGTACGCAAAAGAGATTGGTGCAAAAACAGCCTGTGTTGTTGCGGATAAAGGTGGTAAGATAATCGGCATGTCTGATTTTGCAATGATTATCCCATCTGAGAATTATGGTGTTGTTGAGGATATTCATGTAATTCTGGGACATGCAATCTCACAGCAGATTTATGCAGACAATGTGGGGGCGTAA
- a CDS encoding cupin domain-containing protein, translating to MTNKEHVLKYGGKFSISGGEVWTMPNGHDVHFALNPKMGCRGANIAVGFHKPGKEFAPHKHPISEEILIIHSGKGECYLYDKWIPVETGDIVFAPPGVLHGTRNPAENTEDFVTLGIATPPQLDLYLRAGYDILEDNSGEYVEEV from the coding sequence ATGACAAACAAAGAGCATGTATTGAAATATGGAGGAAAGTTTAGTATCAGCGGCGGTGAAGTGTGGACAATGCCAAATGGACACGATGTTCATTTCGCTTTAAATCCAAAGATGGGATGCCGCGGAGCAAATATCGCGGTTGGATTTCATAAGCCAGGTAAGGAATTTGCGCCCCATAAGCATCCCATTTCTGAGGAAATCCTCATCATCCACAGCGGTAAGGGTGAGTGTTACCTTTATGACAAGTGGATTCCGGTTGAGACAGGAGATATTGTGTTTGCGCCTCCCGGCGTCCTGCACGGTACCCGCAATCCAGCGGAAAATACAGAGGACTTTGTAACGCTTGGTATCGCGACGCCGCCCCAGCTTGACCTTTACCTGCGCGCAGGCTATGACATACTGGAGGATAACTCCGGAGAATATGTGGAAGAAGTATAA
- a CDS encoding zinc-dependent alcohol dehydrogenase codes for MRKVALVDYGKLELQENCGDIKTLEPGTVKIDVTACSICGSDIALYRGKRSLENERYFGHEFSGVVVDPGDGANGIKKGMRVASELSRACGHCWNCRNGLPNYCRSMNDALLPGGFSEETLVLNTQEYSFISPVPDTIDDITATLLEPTNCAYHVARQANVKHGETVVVFGMGPMGLIASRIIKSMGVDVVVGVDNSKARLEKVRSLGFIEVIDSNDGNWQDQIFEMCGSKGADVIIELTGALPVLQSAFQVVRPGGRIVVGSVYSGFAEQVELLPIMRKELTIRGSKGPYPHLKTDGTSAAVDILVRLQDDLKKLITVYDYKDALKAFDDMMSGLAIKPVIRFRS; via the coding sequence ATGAGAAAAGTGGCATTGGTTGATTATGGGAAATTAGAATTACAGGAAAACTGCGGTGACATTAAGACCCTTGAACCGGGAACGGTTAAGATTGATGTAACAGCCTGCAGCATCTGTGGAAGCGATATAGCGCTTTACCGTGGAAAACGTTCCCTTGAGAATGAAAGATATTTCGGGCACGAGTTTTCCGGCGTGGTAGTGGATCCTGGCGACGGCGCAAATGGTATTAAGAAGGGTATGCGCGTGGCAAGTGAGCTTTCCAGAGCCTGCGGACACTGCTGGAATTGCCGCAACGGGCTTCCAAATTATTGCAGGAGCATGAACGATGCCCTTTTGCCCGGAGGATTTTCAGAGGAAACCCTGGTGTTAAATACGCAGGAATACAGTTTTATCAGTCCTGTTCCGGATACCATTGATGATATTACAGCAACTCTGCTGGAGCCAACCAATTGTGCTTACCATGTGGCACGTCAGGCTAATGTGAAGCATGGGGAAACAGTGGTTGTATTTGGTATGGGACCGATGGGTCTGATTGCGTCCCGCATTATAAAGAGCATGGGCGTAGATGTGGTTGTGGGAGTGGATAATAGTAAGGCACGTTTGGAAAAAGTGCGGAGTCTTGGATTTATTGAGGTGATTGACAGCAATGACGGGAACTGGCAGGACCAGATATTTGAGATGTGTGGCTCAAAGGGTGCGGATGTGATTATTGAGCTTACCGGAGCGCTCCCGGTCCTTCAGAGCGCGTTCCAGGTGGTCCGTCCGGGAGGACGTATCGTGGTGGGCAGTGTTTACAGCGGCTTTGCAGAACAGGTGGAGCTTTTGCCTATTATGCGCAAAGAGCTGACCATCCGGGGCTCCAAGGGACCGTATCCACATCTTAAGACAGATGGTACCAGCGCGGCAGTTGATATTCTGGTGAGGCTTCAGGATGATTTAAAGAAGCTGATTACGGTTTATGATTATAAGGATGCCCTTAAGGCGTTTGATGACATGATGTCTGGTTTGGCAATCAAGCCGGTTATCCGGTTTCGATCATAA
- a CDS encoding sugar phosphate isomerase/epimerase family protein, which translates to MKFSACTAAFGMADLKKIIDTSAKLGYDAVELTAALHLPVESTPERRKEVLGWIHDAGIVCSALHYIFDGTIRLLSTDSEMMNQSAAYLKQVVDVAYDMECPTVIVGSGGKTRSFEPDWDREAGVKCMAEVIRQVGLYAQEKGVTLAVEAINRYETNFLNTLEEAVNFVNMVNLPNVRTMADTYHLNIEEVNPAETIRNYGHTLANLHLADSNRQAPGDGHFDFASVAEALREVDFKGYCSFEVFGLYPWKLWYDTFEESVEHMGNGIKYARSIFG; encoded by the coding sequence ATGAAGTTTAGTGCCTGTACCGCGGCCTTTGGCATGGCGGATCTGAAAAAAATTATTGATACTTCGGCAAAGCTGGGATATGACGCCGTGGAGCTTACCGCGGCCCTTCACCTGCCGGTGGAATCCACACCGGAGCGCCGAAAAGAGGTTTTAGGCTGGATTCATGATGCAGGAATTGTTTGCAGCGCCCTTCACTATATTTTCGACGGAACCATTCGGCTTTTGAGCACGGATTCGGAGATGATGAATCAGTCTGCTGCCTATTTGAAACAGGTAGTGGATGTTGCATATGATATGGAATGCCCTACCGTTATAGTGGGAAGCGGCGGAAAGACCAGAAGCTTTGAGCCTGACTGGGACAGGGAGGCAGGAGTGAAATGTATGGCTGAGGTAATACGCCAGGTTGGTCTGTATGCCCAGGAAAAAGGGGTTACCCTGGCTGTGGAGGCAATTAACCGGTATGAAACCAACTTCCTGAACACATTGGAAGAAGCGGTAAATTTTGTGAATATGGTAAACCTTCCAAATGTGCGTACCATGGCGGATACCTATCACCTAAATATAGAAGAAGTAAATCCGGCTGAAACCATCCGCAATTATGGACATACCTTGGCAAACCTGCATCTTGCGGACTCAAACCGCCAGGCGCCAGGAGACGGGCATTTTGACTTTGCGTCTGTGGCAGAGGCGCTGCGGGAAGTGGATTTTAAGGGGTATTGTTCCTTTGAGGTATTTGGGCTTTATCCGTGGAAGCTCTGGTATGACACCTTTGAAGAGTCAGTTGAACATATGGGTAACGGTATTAAATACGCCCGTTCTATTTTTGGATGA